In Candidatus Bathyarchaeia archaeon, a genomic segment contains:
- a CDS encoding GNAT family N-acetyltransferase: MLKIRNASIEDVPLILSFIHELAEYEREPSAVRATEDDLIRDGFSKSPKFRVIIAEWDGKPAGMAFFFHNYSTWQGRHGLFLEDFFVRSQFRRKGVGNALMVHLARVAIAENCYGMRWEDLDWNTSAIDVYQKLGARFRENWRVMQITGEDLKSLSETES; encoded by the coding sequence ATGTTGAAAATTCGTAACGCAAGCATTGAGGACGTTCCCCTGATTTTGTCTTTCATTCACGAGCTGGCGGAGTATGAACGGGAGCCCAGTGCAGTTCGGGCGACAGAAGACGACTTGATCAGGGACGGCTTCTCGAAGAGTCCCAAGTTCAGAGTGATTATTGCAGAGTGGGACGGTAAACCGGCTGGTATGGCCTTCTTTTTCCACAATTATTCAACATGGCAAGGAAGGCACGGGCTCTTCCTAGAGGACTTCTTTGTCCGATCACAGTTCCGACGCAAAGGTGTTGGCAACGCCCTAATGGTTCATCTTGCACGGGTTGCCATCGCGGAGAATTGTTATGGGATGCGATGGGAAGATCTGGATTGGAATACAAGCGCCATAGACGTGTATCAGAAGCTGGGGGCCCGTTTCCGAGAGAATTGGCGAGTTATGCAGATTACTGGCGAAGATCTGAAAAGCCTCTCTGAAACAGAATCGTGA
- a CDS encoding AsnC family transcriptional regulator, translated as MPTPRTLDRLDAKIIRELASTPDFRESYASMAERLGVDEETLRKRVKRLQGQEFESLQLSLNPSVLGREVVCIELRVDDEARKPAMISQIKLVDGVVQIVDFHGKEVEVVLWHEGEQDLLRKVQLISSICGDEEAFYWPLEIPRSNHRLRKTDWQILKAMRKEPRKSLLEIAAEIRASVRTVKRRLALMTKENVSFLPIPSFKKSPTLSISFLVHCPDHTKKKVLDNLLQSKF; from the coding sequence TTGCCTACCCCTCGAACGTTGGACCGGCTCGATGCCAAGATAATCAGGGAGCTCGCAAGCACACCTGATTTCCGTGAATCCTACGCGAGCATGGCTGAGAGGCTTGGAGTAGACGAGGAGACTCTGCGAAAGAGAGTGAAACGTCTGCAGGGGCAGGAGTTTGAGAGTCTGCAGCTCTCTCTCAACCCGAGCGTACTAGGGCGGGAAGTCGTATGCATAGAGCTCCGAGTCGACGACGAGGCGAGAAAGCCCGCAATGATTTCACAAATCAAACTAGTTGACGGAGTAGTCCAGATCGTGGACTTCCACGGCAAAGAAGTGGAGGTAGTCCTCTGGCATGAAGGCGAGCAAGACCTCCTCAGAAAAGTCCAACTCATCAGTTCTATCTGTGGCGACGAAGAAGCATTCTACTGGCCGTTGGAGATCCCCCGCTCCAACCACCGACTGAGAAAGACGGACTGGCAGATCCTGAAGGCGATGCGGAAAGAGCCACGAAAGAGTCTCCTAGAAATCGCCGCGGAGATTCGAGCCTCTGTTCGAACCGTCAAGAGAAGGCTGGCCCTCATGACGAAGGAGAACGTCTCCTTCCTGCCCATCCCTAGTTTCAAGAAATCCCCCACTCTCAGCATCAGCTTCCTTGTCCACTGTCCGGATCACACGAAGAAGAAAGTGCTCGACAATTTGCTGCAGTCAAAGTTCTAG
- a CDS encoding MFS transporter, producing MESGKTLTENIEAQKLVTQLDTSQSIVQRSIFSVLFLTVFLDFLGFSIVLPYIFFYAKSLGATPLVYGLLLTSYSLMQFIFTPILGSLSDRHGRRRILLLSLSGTGISLLVFGLANSLWLLFVARIVAGSLGAAFPVANAYIADITSKETRLKYMGMMGAAFGLGFIIGPAIGGTLSSLYGYAVPSFIAAALAFSNLALGYFRLPEPPKRNLETRPSLKETVRTIATRTDLKLLFVTYLVALIAFNVSISTATPWLQQVASFGPFQVGLLFFLVGIVLAISQGVAIPRLSKKFQPEQLFLIGIIATAASFALFFTTAYSLLVLLGSLTILAFGSGIIFATASAIVSLRVSAQQQGGALGMTQSAQSISEIIGPTLGNSLFGYGATFGIYSLSFMASTVMIIPAIGMSLRLSKAIAASN from the coding sequence ATGGAAAGTGGAAAAACACTCACGGAAAACATTGAAGCACAGAAACTTGTAACTCAACTCGACACTTCGCAGTCAATAGTCCAACGGTCAATCTTCTCTGTTCTCTTCCTCACCGTCTTCCTTGATTTTCTAGGCTTCTCAATTGTCCTCCCGTACATCTTCTTCTACGCAAAGAGTCTAGGCGCCACGCCTCTGGTCTACGGCCTCCTCTTGACCTCATACAGTCTCATGCAGTTCATCTTCACCCCAATACTAGGCAGCCTTAGCGACCGACACGGCCGCCGACGAATCCTCCTCCTCTCTCTTTCAGGCACGGGAATATCGTTGCTCGTCTTCGGCCTCGCGAACAGCCTCTGGCTACTCTTCGTTGCAAGAATAGTCGCAGGCTCCTTAGGAGCAGCATTCCCAGTGGCGAATGCGTACATCGCCGACATCACATCCAAAGAGACTCGACTGAAGTACATGGGAATGATGGGCGCAGCATTCGGCCTCGGCTTCATCATCGGACCTGCAATCGGCGGAACACTGAGCAGCCTCTACGGCTATGCAGTTCCCTCGTTCATCGCCGCAGCGCTCGCGTTCTCGAACCTAGCGCTAGGATACTTCCGACTCCCCGAGCCGCCTAAGAGGAACCTAGAAACAAGACCCTCGCTAAAAGAGACTGTACGCACCATCGCGACCAGGACAGATCTGAAACTACTGTTCGTAACCTACTTAGTCGCGCTGATCGCCTTCAACGTCTCGATAAGCACCGCGACGCCTTGGCTGCAGCAAGTTGCCTCATTCGGTCCGTTCCAAGTCGGATTGCTCTTCTTCCTCGTCGGCATTGTCCTAGCAATATCCCAAGGAGTAGCGATTCCCAGACTCTCGAAAAAGTTCCAGCCAGAACAACTGTTCCTCATCGGAATCATTGCGACGGCGGCCAGCTTTGCCCTGTTTTTCACGACAGCCTACAGCCTACTAGTTCTCCTCGGATCCCTAACCATACTTGCGTTCGGGTCCGGAATTATCTTCGCGACAGCTAGTGCGATTGTTTCTCTCAGGGTATCAGCCCAACAGCAGGGTGGAGCCCTCGGTATGACTCAGTCGGCGCAAAGCATCTCAGAGATCATCGGTCCGACCCTAGGCAACTCGCTCTTTGGCTACGGCGCTACCTTCGGGATCTACAGTCTCTCATTTATGGCCTCGACCGTCATGATTATACCAGCGATCGGCATGAGTCTACGGCTTAGCAAAGCAATTGCAGCGTCAAACTGA
- a CDS encoding winged helix DNA-binding domain-containing protein, translating to MVSDLCGVQAQVLSYAALAIWARVEGITMQDVQNALWKQRSVVKTWCMRGTLHLISAADLPFYVAARKTTSIVKPDWLTPEIDVEERKRIVGAIYEALDGQILTREQLADEVVKRLRMSASVRKHLLSGWGNLLHPAAEQGYLCFGPSEGSKVKFVRPDQWLGKWNEPTGSEAWRMLLRRFFITYGPATHRDIGHWWGLRPEPARMLMDYIADELEEVEFEGEKRWARSEDVEAILNAANVHSVKLLPSWDCYAMFYHPRELFVSQKHRTRIFTKVQGNKPVLLLDGAAGGIWEQRRKSGRTELIVRPFSHISSAQKQLVNEEATSLGEFMASKVDVTIRS from the coding sequence GTGGTCTCAGATCTCTGCGGGGTCCAGGCTCAAGTCCTGTCATATGCGGCATTAGCGATCTGGGCGAGAGTTGAAGGCATCACGATGCAGGATGTCCAGAACGCTCTCTGGAAACAACGTTCTGTTGTGAAGACCTGGTGTATGCGCGGGACCCTTCACCTCATCTCGGCCGCCGACTTGCCATTCTATGTGGCAGCTCGGAAAACGACATCGATAGTCAAACCGGACTGGCTCACCCCTGAAATTGATGTAGAAGAGAGGAAGAGAATCGTAGGCGCGATCTATGAAGCACTGGACGGACAAATCCTCACTAGAGAGCAACTGGCCGACGAAGTAGTCAAGCGTCTACGCATGAGTGCCAGTGTCCGCAAACACTTGCTCTCGGGCTGGGGCAATCTCTTGCACCCGGCAGCGGAACAAGGATACCTTTGCTTCGGCCCAAGTGAGGGATCTAAGGTCAAATTCGTCCGCCCGGATCAATGGCTCGGAAAATGGAATGAACCAACTGGTTCCGAGGCTTGGAGGATGCTTCTTCGACGATTCTTCATCACATATGGCCCGGCCACTCATCGTGATATTGGTCATTGGTGGGGCCTGCGTCCCGAGCCGGCAAGGATGCTGATGGATTACATCGCAGATGAGCTGGAAGAAGTTGAGTTTGAAGGCGAAAAAAGATGGGCTCGAAGTGAAGACGTTGAAGCGATCCTCAATGCTGCGAACGTCCATTCCGTAAAGCTACTGCCGAGCTGGGATTGCTATGCGATGTTCTATCACCCGCGCGAGCTTTTCGTTTCTCAGAAACACCGAACTAGAATCTTCACGAAGGTCCAAGGGAACAAACCTGTTTTGCTCCTCGACGGAGCCGCTGGAGGAATATGGGAGCAACGACGGAAAAGTGGCCGCACCGAGCTCATTGTGCGACCCTTCAGCCACATCAGCTCAGCTCAAAAACAGCTTGTCAATGAGGAAGCCACGAGCCTAGGGGAATTCATGGCATCAAAAGTTGATGTCACTATTCGATCCTAA
- a CDS encoding AAA family ATPase has product MVDAVVSGHAYLARETQLSPQLRAQALVETEPALVDREDELAFLKELLDQTLAGKGQVVFVGGEAGVEKTRLIHELGQHARSRDAIFAVGPSYEEESSIPYSPWTEAIRSIVQQRRNKTFDKALGRTLAEVGRLVPELESRATELGIKGWLSGPRESFMPSPPTDAERVRLFQAITDLLVNVSQERPLVISLDDVLWADGASLQLLHYLARRMRDQRILVAATYRDTELPEEHQLSRLIFELNRERSLKRIHLNRLTAKHIAELISNQLGGGTVDHDFAKLVYSRTGGNPFFVEEVIRSLSEAEGIARSAEGWGIRETQDVEIPSTIRAIIKQRISRLGEDTTQTLMLCAAIGMEFEYEILSRVAGSNEEQLIKQLEAATQAGLVRETHSGKKISYFFADEQIREFLYDELSLIRKRKTHAKLAHAIEEYHVKEPELHFEELAYHYIQAGESAKAAEFSRLAGDRAAALHAHTDAKNHFRNVMELLEPGQILERVETVTKIADVSNRIGERVESIKFYREAISLAENLKDDRKMAQLYLKLGYAYYVAADNATALETLRQGLMFLRGMPDTHEEAAISQNIARLLLNSGEVEEGLQWCEKAIKLAKQLNDQEVLAHALISRSYGLRASRSTKTESAQLLENALEIATKNGFDEPACRAFLNMGGFTARVKARYPKGVEIFKQGIDYSKKTGQLTYEAWIEAELAFLALIPLGELDLATEAANHAHRIGSEISDWFTSYSILPLGIVQLWRGNLRKAEEYLADGLVKAEKAGNSLVLYQYHWALGELQLKKDDPVAAKQHLLKATALGPGGVWTYPPLEAYFGLLKVSLMQQERKEARAFLDKIKEEANELDEPWGYAYDLWGTGLMAESEGEHSNARDALKASNRIWNELKHRYNYAQTLLDCGRVMIERLEEKERATTIEEGQRIMANL; this is encoded by the coding sequence ATGGTCGATGCGGTCGTGAGCGGACACGCTTATCTTGCCCGAGAGACACAACTAAGCCCTCAATTGCGCGCCCAGGCTCTAGTCGAGACAGAACCTGCCCTTGTTGACCGAGAAGACGAGCTAGCCTTTCTCAAAGAACTACTGGATCAAACCCTAGCTGGAAAGGGCCAGGTCGTGTTCGTCGGGGGAGAAGCAGGCGTTGAAAAGACTAGGCTCATCCACGAACTCGGCCAGCACGCTCGTAGCAGAGACGCGATATTTGCAGTTGGACCGTCATACGAGGAGGAAAGCTCAATCCCCTATTCTCCATGGACCGAAGCCATCAGGTCAATCGTCCAGCAACGTCGGAACAAAACCTTCGACAAAGCACTGGGACGAACCCTGGCAGAGGTAGGCAGGTTAGTCCCAGAACTAGAGTCGAGAGCGACAGAACTTGGAATCAAGGGATGGCTCTCTGGGCCGCGCGAGAGCTTCATGCCAAGCCCACCCACGGACGCTGAACGCGTCAGGCTCTTCCAGGCAATCACAGACCTGCTAGTCAACGTGTCCCAAGAAAGACCGCTGGTAATATCCTTGGACGATGTCCTCTGGGCCGATGGCGCGTCACTCCAACTCCTCCACTACCTCGCGAGGAGAATGAGAGACCAAAGAATCCTCGTTGCCGCTACTTACAGAGACACCGAACTCCCCGAGGAACATCAGCTATCGCGTCTGATCTTCGAACTCAACCGAGAGCGATCGCTTAAACGAATTCATCTCAACAGGCTGACTGCCAAACATATCGCTGAACTCATCTCCAACCAGCTGGGAGGCGGCACCGTAGATCACGACTTCGCCAAGCTTGTATACTCAAGAACTGGGGGCAACCCGTTCTTCGTAGAAGAAGTAATCCGCTCACTATCCGAAGCCGAGGGAATCGCAAGATCAGCTGAAGGATGGGGCATCCGCGAAACACAAGATGTCGAAATCCCCTCAACCATTAGAGCGATCATCAAACAGAGAATATCACGTCTCGGGGAAGACACAACTCAGACACTAATGTTATGCGCCGCAATCGGCATGGAATTCGAATACGAAATCCTCAGCAGAGTAGCTGGGTCGAACGAGGAACAACTCATCAAGCAACTTGAGGCGGCAACTCAGGCTGGACTCGTGAGAGAAACACACTCAGGAAAAAAAATATCCTACTTCTTCGCAGACGAGCAGATCCGAGAATTCCTCTACGACGAATTGAGCCTTATCCGGAAGAGAAAGACTCACGCCAAATTAGCCCACGCCATTGAAGAGTACCACGTGAAAGAACCGGAGTTACACTTCGAGGAACTCGCCTATCACTACATACAAGCTGGGGAATCGGCAAAAGCGGCCGAGTTCTCACGACTGGCAGGAGATCGTGCAGCTGCGCTTCATGCCCACACTGATGCCAAGAACCACTTCAGGAACGTAATGGAGCTACTCGAGCCAGGGCAGATTCTCGAACGGGTGGAAACCGTAACAAAGATTGCGGACGTTTCCAACAGAATAGGCGAGCGAGTTGAGAGCATCAAGTTCTATCGCGAAGCGATCTCACTTGCAGAAAATCTGAAAGATGATAGAAAGATGGCCCAGCTCTACCTAAAGCTTGGATACGCGTACTACGTGGCAGCCGACAACGCCACGGCACTTGAGACGCTGAGGCAAGGGCTGATGTTCTTGCGGGGAATGCCAGATACCCACGAGGAAGCCGCAATATCTCAGAACATAGCTCGCCTTCTACTTAACAGCGGAGAAGTCGAAGAAGGCCTCCAATGGTGCGAGAAGGCGATCAAGCTTGCCAAGCAACTAAACGACCAGGAAGTATTAGCTCACGCTCTCATATCGCGCTCCTACGGATTGAGAGCCTCGCGAAGCACGAAGACGGAGAGCGCTCAACTTTTGGAAAATGCGCTCGAGATAGCTACAAAGAATGGGTTCGACGAGCCAGCGTGTAGAGCATTTCTAAACATGGGCGGCTTCACCGCGCGTGTAAAGGCTAGATACCCAAAAGGGGTAGAGATCTTCAAACAAGGAATTGATTACTCCAAGAAGACTGGCCAACTGACCTATGAAGCATGGATAGAAGCAGAACTGGCGTTTCTCGCCCTGATCCCACTGGGAGAACTGGATCTGGCCACAGAAGCGGCCAATCATGCACACAGAATTGGCTCAGAGATAAGCGATTGGTTCACTTCTTACTCGATTCTCCCCCTGGGGATTGTTCAACTCTGGAGGGGAAACCTACGGAAGGCGGAGGAATATCTTGCAGACGGACTAGTGAAGGCAGAAAAAGCGGGAAACTCGCTCGTCCTTTACCAATACCACTGGGCTCTGGGAGAACTCCAGCTCAAGAAAGACGACCCCGTCGCCGCGAAGCAGCACCTTCTAAAAGCTACTGCATTAGGTCCTGGAGGAGTTTGGACATACCCACCTCTCGAGGCCTACTTCGGGCTTCTGAAGGTCTCGCTAATGCAACAGGAACGCAAAGAGGCTAGAGCATTCCTCGACAAGATCAAGGAAGAAGCAAACGAACTCGATGAGCCCTGGGGATACGCATATGACCTATGGGGTACGGGCCTAATGGCCGAATCAGAAGGGGAACACAGCAATGCTAGAGATGCGTTGAAAGCGAGCAACAGAATATGGAACGAACTCAAGCATCGGTACAACTACGCTCAAACGCTTCTGGACTGCGGCCGGGTCATGATCGAGCGCCTAGAAGAAAAGGAAAGAGCGACAACAATCGAAGAAGGCCAAAGGATCATGGCAAATCTGTGA
- a CDS encoding aconitase/3-isopropylmalate dehydratase large subunit family protein: MSQTILSDDSLTFAEKIISVKADGGRKVHHAGEIAVVPADMAMAQDSTGPLAIKVFREMGVQKVWDPKRIHLVIDHSFPAPDEKVANLHILIREFVKQQGVRLVEGSISHQHLLENHVVPGMVLFGADSHTCQAGAIGAFATGIGSSEMAAVWANGKLWVRVPESVRISLTGQFKKGVYARDIITQFIGMVGEDGGNYKSLEWKGPAVRNLSIASRACISNNSMECGCKLSIFEVDPVTQDYFRTANRKFMFEIHSGPKAHYKEEYDIDLGILEPQVWGPGNESKVRPASEVGAAHLDEVFIGSSTNGRYEDLQVVGKILKGHKVKAGTRCIITPASKNVYERAITDGLAETFLQSGAVFTNATCGACVGTHLGVLGENETCLSTSPRNYVGRMGATTAKIYLSSPATAAASALEGHIADPRSHL, encoded by the coding sequence TTGTCCCAGACTATCCTCAGCGACGATTCGCTTACGTTCGCAGAGAAAATTATCAGCGTCAAAGCCGATGGTGGTAGGAAGGTCCACCATGCCGGAGAGATTGCGGTTGTGCCTGCGGACATGGCCATGGCCCAGGATAGCACGGGACCTTTGGCTATCAAGGTCTTCCGTGAGATGGGCGTTCAGAAGGTCTGGGACCCCAAGAGGATCCACCTTGTAATCGATCATAGTTTTCCTGCTCCTGACGAGAAGGTCGCCAATCTCCATATTCTGATACGGGAATTCGTCAAGCAACAGGGCGTCAGGCTTGTCGAGGGCAGTATATCCCACCAGCATCTTCTCGAAAACCATGTCGTCCCTGGTATGGTTCTCTTTGGCGCTGACTCTCACACATGTCAAGCGGGTGCGATAGGCGCTTTCGCGACCGGTATTGGGAGTTCGGAGATGGCTGCTGTCTGGGCGAACGGCAAGCTCTGGGTCCGGGTCCCAGAATCTGTCAGAATCAGCCTCACAGGCCAGTTCAAGAAGGGCGTGTACGCTCGGGATATCATAACTCAGTTCATCGGAATGGTAGGCGAGGATGGCGGGAACTACAAGTCGCTGGAATGGAAGGGTCCAGCAGTCAGGAACCTCTCCATTGCATCACGAGCTTGCATTAGCAATAATTCGATGGAGTGTGGCTGCAAACTCTCCATCTTCGAGGTCGACCCTGTAACACAGGACTATTTCAGAACGGCAAATCGCAAATTCATGTTTGAGATCCATTCTGGACCGAAAGCCCACTACAAAGAAGAATACGACATCGATCTAGGAATTCTTGAGCCACAGGTCTGGGGTCCTGGAAACGAGAGCAAGGTCCGCCCTGCCAGTGAAGTCGGAGCTGCTCATCTCGACGAGGTCTTCATCGGCTCATCTACAAACGGACGATATGAAGACCTACAGGTCGTGGGCAAGATACTGAAAGGTCACAAGGTTAAGGCTGGGACCCGCTGCATAATCACCCCCGCCTCCAAAAACGTCTACGAGAGAGCTATCACGGACGGTCTAGCGGAAACATTTCTCCAATCAGGCGCCGTATTCACCAACGCCACATGCGGCGCATGCGTAGGCACACATCTCGGAGTTCTAGGCGAGAATGAGACATGCCTCTCCACGTCTCCACGAAACTACGTGGGACGAATGGGTGCCACAACCGCCAAAATCTACCTCTCATCACCGGCCACAGCTGCCGCATCAGCTCTGGAAGGACATATCGCCGATCCCAGGAGCCACCTATGA
- a CDS encoding 3-isopropylmalate dehydratase small subunit — MSLPVPSTIIRGRTWVWPDDVNTDIIIPFRFKARTNDPVEMAKYAMYGFDPEFYKKVKPGDLFVAGRNFGGGSSREQAPVAIKYSGVSAVVAESFARIFYRNSFAIGLPALEVPGITKHVKQFDEIVVNLQDWSVATKDGTVYHALKVPEFLRGLMREGGLVEYYKKHKSFPWEGLQATASTT, encoded by the coding sequence ATGAGCCTCCCGGTGCCGTCCACGATTATCCGTGGCAGAACCTGGGTCTGGCCCGACGACGTGAACACGGACATAATCATCCCATTCCGGTTCAAAGCCCGTACCAACGACCCTGTCGAGATGGCAAAATATGCCATGTACGGATTCGACCCAGAATTCTACAAGAAAGTCAAACCAGGCGACCTCTTCGTTGCAGGCCGAAACTTCGGGGGAGGGTCAAGCCGCGAACAGGCACCAGTAGCCATCAAATACTCGGGAGTATCAGCCGTAGTCGCAGAAAGCTTTGCGAGAATATTCTACCGAAACAGCTTCGCAATTGGCCTACCGGCCCTAGAAGTTCCTGGAATAACAAAGCACGTCAAACAGTTCGACGAGATAGTCGTCAACCTCCAAGATTGGTCAGTTGCGACCAAAGACGGGACCGTGTATCATGCTCTGAAGGTTCCCGAGTTTCTCCGGGGCCTAATGCGAGAAGGAGGCCTCGTCGAGTATTACAAGAAACACAAATCCTTCCCGTGGGAAGGGCTACAAGCAACAGCCAGCACGACCTGA
- a CDS encoding isochorismatase family protein: METMLDPKQVPIEQSALLVIDAQDSFKVGPRWAKRNNPAFEKNVSALIEAYRAAHLPVVFFLHTDSDEAFAKDSPSFKLMDFLRPRKDEPVMVKNTRNCFTSTTLQPYLIEKGVRRVSITGIQMEQCCETTARIAADLGYAVDFVTEATMTFPIPNWDKPGEELGVDAIRERTEYALRRRFARIMTVSQLEKELREK; this comes from the coding sequence ATGGAAACCATGCTCGACCCCAAGCAGGTTCCCATCGAACAATCCGCTCTACTGGTAATTGATGCTCAAGACTCATTCAAAGTTGGCCCGCGATGGGCAAAACGCAACAACCCAGCCTTTGAAAAGAATGTTAGCGCTCTCATCGAAGCTTATCGCGCAGCGCATCTGCCTGTAGTCTTCTTCTTGCACACCGATAGTGACGAGGCTTTCGCTAAAGATAGCCCGTCGTTCAAACTTATGGACTTTCTCAGGCCTCGAAAAGATGAGCCTGTGATGGTCAAGAACACCAGGAACTGTTTCACGAGCACGACGCTGCAACCATACCTGATAGAGAAAGGTGTGAGACGCGTCAGCATAACAGGTATCCAGATGGAACAGTGCTGCGAGACAACTGCGAGGATCGCAGCTGACCTCGGCTATGCGGTGGATTTTGTCACGGAAGCAACGATGACTTTTCCGATCCCGAACTGGGACAAACCGGGCGAAGAACTCGGAGTTGACGCCATACGAGAACGCACAGAATACGCACTGAGACGCCGATTCGCACGTATCATGACAGTCTCTCAGCTAGAAAAAGAGCTGAGAGAAAAATAG
- a CDS encoding site-specific DNA-methyltransferase, whose translation MSPKNERSKDLPKLRVFFGDLRKMTSRDIADDAVALIVTSPPYFNAPFDYPDLFPNYDDYLGLIESFASQSKRVLGRGRICAIITDDMLVKEEGGTRGRKYPLVADTTRIFLDAGFLYRDKITWVKPTGYTRISRRSGVVLQHPYPMYFYPDNIQESILLFQNGEFDYSHLKDAPKKILESSKIDTAQLNKERWNLTVWNITNVLPVPGRVEEGIAAFPEEIPRRLIKLFTMIGETVFDPFAGSGTTLKVARELGRKGIGCEVDLELKKVMRKKLGNESFVSEEREGARRLRNSLQTKVHRRRSVVKQPASAGLIL comes from the coding sequence ATGAGTCCGAAGAACGAGAGATCCAAGGACCTTCCCAAGCTCAGGGTTTTCTTCGGCGACCTACGAAAGATGACCTCGAGGGATATCGCCGATGACGCGGTCGCTCTGATTGTCACATCTCCTCCCTACTTCAACGCCCCATTCGACTATCCCGATCTTTTCCCGAACTATGATGACTATCTGGGCTTGATCGAATCCTTCGCTTCTCAAAGCAAGAGAGTGTTGGGAAGAGGAAGAATATGCGCGATTATCACCGACGATATGCTGGTGAAAGAAGAAGGCGGTACCCGTGGGCGGAAGTATCCATTGGTCGCGGACACAACGAGGATCTTCCTCGACGCTGGGTTCTTGTATCGCGACAAGATAACCTGGGTTAAGCCCACTGGCTACACTAGGATCAGCAGACGGAGCGGCGTCGTTCTCCAGCACCCATACCCAATGTACTTCTATCCGGACAATATCCAGGAGTCCATTCTTCTATTCCAGAACGGCGAATTCGACTACAGCCACTTGAAAGACGCGCCAAAGAAAATTCTCGAATCGTCCAAGATAGACACAGCACAACTCAACAAGGAGAGATGGAACCTGACAGTCTGGAACATAACAAACGTCCTCCCAGTGCCCGGTCGGGTCGAAGAGGGGATCGCCGCCTTCCCAGAAGAAATTCCCAGGCGACTGATCAAGTTATTCACGATGATTGGAGAGACTGTTTTCGACCCCTTCGCGGGCTCGGGAACGACACTGAAAGTCGCTAGGGAACTGGGAAGGAAAGGAATCGGGTGCGAAGTCGATCTCGAATTAAAGAAAGTCATGAGGAAGAAACTCGGAAACGAGAGTTTTGTTAGTGAAGAAAGAGAAGGAGCAAGGCGACTTCGAAACTCGCTCCAGACAAAGGTTCACAGGCGGAGAAGCGTCGTGAAACAACCGGCTTCCGCTGGACTAATCCTTTAG